Proteins found in one Campylobacter canadensis genomic segment:
- a CDS encoding gamma-glutamyl-gamma-aminobutyrate hydrolase family protein, whose amino-acid sequence MKKPIIAISSNILKDSSGNFAGYERTYINSDYISSIEKNNACAIILPIVDDEESIKTQISIADALILSGGYDVNPKFYNEEASKNLGQICTKRDEYELKLIKYAILKNIPILGICRGLQILNVYFGGTLYQDINSLENTIKHSQDKDPKEEIHSVKLSSKLLEIFGQDEIMVNSFHHQAIKELASNFEVCALAKDNIIEGVFSKEHDFILALQWHPEMLHESNINMNKIFQTLIQKAKK is encoded by the coding sequence ATGAAAAAACCAATAATAGCAATAAGCTCTAATATTTTAAAAGATAGTAGCGGCAACTTTGCAGGTTATGAAAGAACTTATATTAATAGTGATTATATTTCGTCAATAGAAAAAAACAATGCCTGTGCAATTATTCTTCCAATAGTTGATGATGAAGAAAGCATAAAAACCCAAATTAGCATAGCTGATGCTTTAATTTTATCAGGCGGGTATGATGTAAATCCAAAATTCTACAATGAAGAAGCAAGTAAAAATCTAGGTCAAATATGTACAAAAAGAGATGAGTATGAATTAAAATTAATAAAATATGCCATCTTAAAAAATATACCTATTTTAGGTATTTGCAGGGGGTTGCAAATTTTAAATGTTTATTTTGGCGGTACTCTTTATCAAGATATAAATTCCCTTGAAAACACCATAAAGCATTCTCAAGATAAAGACCCAAAAGAAGAAATTCATAGTGTAAAATTAAGCTCAAAACTACTAGAAATTTTTGGACAAGATGAAATTATGGTAAATTCATTCCATCATCAAGCAATCAAAGAACTAGCTAGCAATTTTGAAGTATGCGCTCTAGCAAAAGATAATATTATTGAAGGGGTTTTTAGCAAAGAGCATGATTTTATTTTAGCCCTTCAATGGCACCCTGAAATGTTGCATGAAAGCAATATTAATATGAATAAAATTTTTCAAACATTAATACAAAAGGCAAAAAAATGA
- a CDS encoding APC family permease, which translates to MSNENAKKLGFFSIVLLTINSIIGSGIFLSPSAVVLSSGKYAPVVYFAAAIFAAILAISFASAAKYVNKAGAAYAYAKAAFGANVGFYVGITRFFAAAIAWGVMATAVVKTVLGLFIEKNYLNEHNFFLVTVGFLVLMFVLFLINIAGSKVFKFINSLSAIGKILALIVTIAVGFIAIMLGAPNHFNDIESIVNPKTNELLKIDMDVELFVGAMIAAFYAFTGFESVASGANDMQKPEKNLPKAIPLAILIVAFIYIGIILVCLMLNPKDLIQSNETVVLVSVFENELIKQIIFWGSLVSMFGINVAASFHTPRILEAIANEKQIPDFIAQRTSNNFPLIAFVITIFLAILIPISFAYNIVSILIISSISRFIQFLLVPLGVIMFYYGKNKEEIIKSAKKNFVTDVLISILSIALSIFLLIKFNWVKQFSIDNSINYYAIISMMFGYVFMPALLFFVKNKRE; encoded by the coding sequence ATGAGTAATGAAAATGCAAAAAAATTAGGATTTTTTTCTATTGTTTTACTAACAATAAATTCAATTATTGGTTCAGGAATTTTTCTTTCTCCTTCAGCTGTTGTTTTAAGCTCTGGAAAATACGCTCCTGTTGTTTATTTTGCTGCTGCTATTTTTGCTGCTATACTTGCAATTAGTTTTGCTAGTGCTGCAAAATATGTAAATAAAGCAGGTGCAGCTTACGCTTATGCAAAGGCTGCTTTTGGTGCTAATGTTGGCTTTTATGTTGGTATTACAAGATTTTTTGCAGCTGCTATTGCTTGGGGAGTTATGGCTACTGCTGTTGTAAAAACCGTACTAGGATTATTTATCGAGAAAAATTATTTAAATGAACATAATTTTTTTCTTGTAACTGTAGGTTTTTTAGTTTTAATGTTTGTTTTATTTTTAATAAATATAGCAGGCAGTAAAGTTTTTAAATTTATAAATAGCCTTTCAGCAATAGGTAAAATTTTAGCCTTAATAGTTACTATCGCAGTTGGTTTTATAGCTATAATGCTTGGAGCGCCTAATCATTTTAATGATATTGAAAGCATTGTAAATCCTAAAACAAATGAATTATTAAAAATTGATATGGATGTAGAATTATTTGTTGGTGCGATGATTGCTGCTTTTTATGCTTTTACAGGTTTTGAATCAGTTGCTAGTGGTGCTAATGATATGCAAAAGCCTGAAAAAAATCTCCCAAAAGCAATACCACTTGCTATTTTAATAGTAGCTTTTATTTATATTGGAATTATTTTAGTATGTTTAATGCTAAATCCAAAAGATTTAATACAATCAAATGAGACGGTGGTTTTAGTATCTGTTTTTGAAAATGAGCTTATTAAGCAAATTATTTTTTGGGGTTCTTTGGTTTCAATGTTTGGTATTAATGTTGCGGCTTCCTTTCACACGCCACGCATACTTGAAGCAATAGCTAATGAAAAACAAATTCCTGATTTTATCGCACAAAGAACTAGCAATAATTTCCCACTAATAGCCTTTGTAATTACAATATTTTTAGCTATTTTAATACCTATTTCTTTTGCTTATAATATCGTTAGTATTTTAATTATTAGCTCTATTTCTCGTTTTATTCAATTTTTATTAGTTCCACTTGGTGTAATTATGTTTTATTATGGAAAAAATAAAGAAGAAATTATTAAAAGTGCTAAAAAGAATTTTGTTACTGATGTGCTAATTTCTATTTTATCTATTGCCTTATCTATATTTTTACTAATAAAATTTAATTGGGTAAAACAATTTAGCATAGATAACTCAATTAACTACTACGCAATCATTTCTATGATGTTTGGATATGTATTTATGCCTGCATTGTTATTTTTTGTTAAAAATAAAAGGGAATAA
- the miaA gene encoding tRNA (adenosine(37)-N6)-dimethylallyltransferase MiaA, with protein MKTIAILGTTASAKSALSHEIALKNNMAILSLDSLCIYKQLNIVSAKVDKKMLNELSYFGIDIINLDSEFNVALFFNEYLKAKEHCIKHNKDLLICGGSAFYLYALMQGLAPKIEDVKIDISFDEIYNLMQELDKESVILKNDNFRLLKWYSIYKRTNEIPSLWLKNNTKKALISDIDIFELCWEKELLNERIVQRTNKMFDDNVLDEVINLYKEYKDVKALQCIGAKEIIQYYKKEIKSIDELKELIVIHTRQFAKRQRTFNNKFLRTKLNIKSEKDLQQIYKYI; from the coding sequence ATGAAAACAATAGCTATTTTAGGAACAACTGCAAGTGCTAAAAGTGCTTTATCCCACGAAATAGCGTTAAAAAATAATATGGCGATTTTAAGCCTTGATAGTTTATGTATTTATAAACAATTAAATATTGTTAGTGCTAAGGTTGATAAAAAAATGCTAAATGAGCTTAGCTATTTTGGAATTGATATTATTAATCTTGATAGCGAATTTAATGTAGCTTTATTTTTTAATGAATATTTAAAAGCTAAAGAGCATTGTATAAAACATAATAAAGATTTATTAATTTGCGGCGGAAGTGCTTTTTATTTGTATGCTTTAATGCAGGGTTTAGCGCCTAAAATTGAAGATGTAAAAATTGATATTAGCTTTGATGAAATTTATAATTTAATGCAAGAGCTTGATAAAGAAAGTGTGATTTTAAAAAACGATAATTTTAGATTACTTAAGTGGTATAGTATTTATAAACGCACAAATGAAATTCCAAGCCTTTGGCTAAAAAATAATACTAAAAAAGCTTTAATTAGCGATATTGATATTTTTGAATTATGCTGGGAAAAAGAACTTTTAAATGAAAGAATAGTGCAAAGAACAAATAAAATGTTTGATGATAATGTACTTGATGAGGTTATAAATCTTTATAAAGAATATAAAGATGTAAAGGCATTACAATGTATTGGCGCAAAAGAAATAATACAATATTACAAAAAAGAAATAAAAAGCATTGATGAATTAAAAGAATTAATCGTAATTCACACAAGACAATTTGCAAAAAGACAAAGAACTTTTAACAATAAATTCCTAAGAACAAAACTAAATATTAAATCAGAAAAAGACTTGCAGCAAATATACAAATACATATAA
- a CDS encoding UbiA-like polyprenyltransferase: protein MQKFKNILDLIVFKHSIFALPFLLVSMLSAIRLYDLSFFNVIIPFILAIFCAVFARSYAMALNRFLDANIDILNERTKNRPSVDGRIGRFNLCIFIFVNAFLFIVFSYFINITCFYLSFFVLILLASYSLFKRFSYLAHIILGLCLGFSCIAGELVLTSSISVYSLALCFAVCFWTAGFDCLYALQDMEFDKEHKLFSIPACFGAKATLFIAAIFHLLAVLFWLLFFVSIHSGKVAYVGLMIIALLLTLEHLIVRKDTKHIQRAFFDINALVSILFLIIFLLDWKLFNV, encoded by the coding sequence ATGCAAAAATTTAAAAATATTTTGGATTTAATAGTGTTTAAGCATAGCATTTTTGCGTTACCGTTCTTGCTAGTTTCTATGCTTAGTGCTATTCGTTTATATGATTTAAGTTTTTTTAATGTTATTATACCTTTTATTTTAGCTATATTTTGTGCAGTTTTTGCACGCTCATATGCTATGGCTTTAAATAGATTTTTAGATGCAAATATTGATATTTTAAATGAAAGAACAAAAAATCGCCCAAGCGTAGATGGTAGAATAGGAAGATTTAATCTTTGTATTTTTATCTTTGTAAATGCTTTTTTATTTATTGTTTTTTCATATTTTATAAATATCACTTGCTTTTATTTGTCATTTTTTGTGTTAATACTACTTGCAAGTTATTCTTTATTTAAAAGATTTAGCTATTTAGCACATATTATTTTAGGCTTATGTCTTGGCTTTTCTTGTATTGCAGGAGAATTGGTATTAACCTCAAGCATAAGCGTGTATTCACTTGCATTGTGTTTTGCTGTTTGTTTTTGGACTGCTGGATTTGATTGTCTTTATGCTTTGCAAGATATGGAATTTGATAAAGAGCATAAACTATTTTCCATTCCAGCTTGTTTTGGTGCAAAGGCTACTTTGTTTATAGCTGCTATATTTCACTTACTTGCAGTTTTATTTTGGTTATTATTCTTTGTAAGCATTCATTCAGGAAAGGTTGCTTATGTTGGTTTAATGATAATAGCATTACTTTTAACTTTAGAGCATCTAATAGTTAGAAAAGATACAAAACATATTCAAAGAGCCTTTTTTGATATTAATGCTTTAGTTAGTATTTTATTTTTAATAATATTTTTACTTGATTGGAAACTTTTTAATGTATGA
- a CDS encoding helix-turn-helix domain-containing protein — MTIDMIIYFIFMVLIAVLFLYLRLINKDYEDKIEGICKTLDNNLKNIHNLKKELESLNTNIKLLQNNSKNKFDDDMIKNCEYLIHSIIDERLNDIDYSLNGVYKAVSDVEKNQVETNDTINQIRNSYSSLKVDEEEDKILAYKLHQEGKSIEEIAKILRKSPQVINIILKTI; from the coding sequence ATGACAATTGATATGATAATATATTTTATTTTTATGGTTTTAATAGCTGTTTTATTCTTATATTTAAGATTAATAAATAAAGATTACGAAGATAAAATTGAAGGAATTTGTAAAACTTTAGATAATAATTTAAAAAACATACATAATTTAAAAAAAGAATTAGAATCTTTAAACACAAACATAAAGCTATTACAAAATAACTCAAAAAATAAATTTGATGATGATATGATTAAAAATTGTGAATACTTAATTCACTCAATAATAGATGAAAGATTAAACGATATTGATTATAGCTTAAATGGTGTTTATAAAGCAGTTAGCGATGTTGAAAAAAATCAAGTTGAAACAAATGATACAATAAATCAAATTCGTAATTCTTATTCAAGTTTAAAGGTAGATGAAGAAGAAGATAAAATTCTAGCTTACAAACTGCACCAAGAAGGTAAAAGCATAGAAGAAATAGCTAAGATTTTGAGAAAAAGTCCGCAAGTAATTAATATAATCTTAAAAACAATTTAA
- the moaA gene encoding GTP 3',8-cyclase MoaA produces the protein MLIDGYGRKINYLRISLTQRCNFRCLYCMPKVPFTYQAKENLLSYEELFLFAKLCIDKGVDKIRLTGGEPLVRSDLEIFIKMLTDYKSDLDLALTTNGYLLKDKAKALKDAGLKRINVSLDTLKPQRAKLISQIDMLDVVIDGINEALKVGLKVKLNCVPLKNINDDELCDLLEFAKSKNMQIRFIEFMENEHAYGQLKGLDTEEIITILKKKFNFTPSFKEANSPASLFCLDDGYIFGIINPHKHDFCESCNRIRLSAEGFLIPCLYFDEAMSIKNAIRNNDINKALEILNNVLENKPEKNRWQSNIKSARSFSQTGG, from the coding sequence ATGCTAATTGATGGATATGGAAGAAAGATTAATTATCTTAGAATTTCTTTAACTCAAAGATGTAATTTTAGATGTTTATATTGCATGCCTAAGGTGCCTTTTACCTATCAAGCAAAAGAAAATTTATTAAGTTATGAAGAATTATTTTTATTTGCAAAATTATGTATAGATAAAGGCGTTGATAAAATACGCTTAACTGGTGGAGAACCGCTTGTTAGAAGTGACTTGGAAATTTTTATAAAAATGCTTACTGATTATAAAAGTGATTTAGATTTAGCACTTACAACAAACGGATATTTATTAAAAGATAAAGCAAAAGCCTTAAAAGATGCAGGTTTAAAAAGAATAAATGTATCCTTAGACACCTTAAAGCCTCAAAGAGCGAAATTAATATCTCAAATAGATATGCTTGATGTGGTTATTGATGGAATTAATGAAGCATTAAAAGTTGGCTTAAAAGTAAAACTAAACTGCGTTCCTTTAAAAAATATAAACGACGATGAATTGTGTGATTTATTAGAATTTGCAAAAAGTAAAAATATGCAAATAAGATTTATAGAATTTATGGAAAATGAACACGCTTATGGGCAATTAAAAGGCTTAGATACTGAAGAAATAATTACTATTTTAAAAAAGAAATTTAATTTTACCCCAAGTTTTAAAGAAGCAAATTCTCCTGCGAGTTTATTTTGTTTAGATGATGGATATATTTTTGGTATTATAAATCCTCATAAACACGATTTTTGTGAAAGTTGCAATAGAATTAGGCTTAGTGCAGAAGGTTTTTTAATACCTTGTTTATATTTTGATGAGGCAATGAGTATTAAAAACGCAATTAGAAATAATGATATAAACAAAGCCTTAGAAATTTTAAACAATGTTTTAGAAAACAAGCCTGAAAAAAACCGCTGGCAAAGTAATATAAAATCAGCTCGTTCTTTTTCTCAAACGGGTGGCTAA
- a CDS encoding 7-carboxy-7-deazaguanine synthase QueE: MKVVETFLSIQAEGMFSGRYAFFIRFAGCNFNCTGFGVKKDNFIGCDTIKAVQTKAYLHTYFDYNADELIALVKKQKSNPLIVITGGEPLLLQNDKEFVKLLSFLTLNYDVQFESNASIKLKEYDFYKKCYFAMGVKLANSGVKKELRINKDAIFSIIKNSKKAFFKFVINDEKDLDELYEIINDFKDTSVYLMPMGSTNKELSLNAKKVFELCVKHSFNYSDRLHIRIYDDKEGV; this comes from the coding sequence ATGAAAGTAGTTGAAACCTTTTTAAGCATACAAGCTGAAGGAATGTTTAGCGGTAGATATGCTTTTTTTATTCGCTTTGCAGGTTGCAATTTTAATTGCACTGGTTTTGGTGTAAAAAAAGATAATTTTATAGGCTGCGATACCATTAAAGCCGTGCAAACTAAGGCTTACTTGCATACTTATTTTGATTATAACGCAGATGAACTTATTGCTTTGGTAAAAAAACAAAAATCCAATCCTTTAATAGTAATTACTGGTGGAGAGCCTTTACTTTTGCAAAATGATAAAGAATTTGTAAAATTGCTTTCTTTTTTAACTTTAAATTACGATGTGCAGTTTGAAAGCAATGCTAGTATTAAATTAAAAGAATATGATTTTTACAAAAAATGCTATTTTGCAATGGGGGTAAAATTAGCAAATTCTGGAGTTAAAAAAGAACTTAGAATTAATAAAGATGCGATTTTTAGTATAATTAAAAACTCAAAAAAAGCCTTTTTTAAATTTGTAATTAATGATGAAAAAGATTTAGATGAACTTTATGAAATTATTAATGATTTTAAAGATACTAGTGTATATTTAATGCCGATGGGCTCAACTAATAAAGAGCTTAGTTTAAATGCAAAAAAGGTTTTTGAACTTTGTGTAAAACATAGTTTTAATTATTCTGATAGATTGCACATTAGAATTTATGATGATAAAGAGGGCGTATGA
- a CDS encoding 6-pyruvoyl trahydropterin synthase family protein produces MIIGKLFEFENAHIVRNCSSKRCKTSIHGHSYKLLLCLSAKRLDNAGMVYDFGLLKKEIKQIIDAFDHSICLWENDDINYINDIKKHSLRWISLPCNISAENLSIIFYALIYKILQNTKTQNNEDKIKINSIRLNETRTGFAQCEFDDVFDENGECVYDLNKIKFSDEINQENDNLLAKILNSNSFINPKEV; encoded by the coding sequence ATGATAATAGGAAAATTATTTGAATTTGAAAATGCACATATTGTAAGAAATTGTAGCTCAAAACGCTGTAAAACAAGCATTCACGGGCATTCTTACAAATTATTACTTTGCCTTAGCGCTAAAAGGCTTGATAATGCTGGAATGGTTTATGATTTTGGCTTACTAAAAAAAGAAATAAAGCAAATTATTGACGCCTTTGACCATAGCATTTGCCTTTGGGAAAATGATGATATAAATTACATAAACGATATTAAAAAACATTCATTAAGATGGATAAGTTTGCCTTGCAATATTAGTGCTGAAAATTTAAGCATTATTTTTTATGCACTTATTTATAAAATTTTACAAAATACTAAAACTCAAAATAATGAAGACAAAATAAAAATAAACTCAATTAGATTAAACGAAACAAGAACTGGCTTTGCACAGTGCGAATTTGATGATGTGTTTGATGAAAATGGCGAATGCGTTTATGATTTAAATAAAATTAAATTTAGCGATGAAATCAATCAAGAAAACGATAATTTATTAGCAAAAATACTAAATTCAAATAGCTTTATTAACCCTAAGGAAGTATAA
- a CDS encoding RsmE family RNA methyltransferase, with protein MLFYYDENAGNEQIIIKELSHFKARRQKVNDIVNISKLDGFLYSYKIINFEKRQIILQLLSKKDFVNNNAFTHLALAMIELDSLYEILPYLNELGLSKLYLVYCDYSQKNIKFDEKQQNKAKRILINSSMQCARADILEIEVFKDLKSLKDAKGELCLIDFSANELCEFDNKKLYVIGPEGGFSKKELSEYKLKALNTKLILKAKNAALYLNSNIQSRL; from the coding sequence GTGTTATTTTATTATGATGAAAATGCTGGAAATGAGCAAATAATAATAAAAGAATTATCTCATTTTAAAGCAAGAAGACAAAAGGTAAATGATATAGTAAATATAAGCAAATTAGATGGTTTTTTATACTCATATAAAATTATTAATTTTGAAAAAAGGCAAATCATTTTGCAGCTTCTTAGTAAAAAAGATTTTGTAAATAATAATGCTTTTACCCATCTTGCCTTAGCTATGATTGAGCTTGATAGCTTGTATGAAATTTTGCCTTATTTAAATGAGCTTGGACTTAGCAAACTTTATTTAGTTTATTGCGATTATTCTCAAAAAAACATTAAATTTGATGAAAAACAACAAAATAAAGCAAAAAGAATTTTAATTAATTCTAGTATGCAGTGCGCTAGAGCTGATATTTTAGAAATTGAAGTTTTTAAAGATTTAAAAAGCTTAAAAGATGCTAAAGGCGAGCTTTGTTTAATTGATTTTAGTGCTAATGAACTTTGCGAATTTGATAATAAAAAACTTTATGTAATAGGCCCTGAAGGTGGATTTTCTAAAAAAGAACTTAGCGAATATAAGCTAAAAGCATTAAATACAAAGTTAATTTTAAAAGCAAAAAATGCTGCACTTTATCTTAATTCAAATATACAATCACGCTTGTAA
- a CDS encoding coproporphyrinogen III oxidase family protein produces the protein MNLLQKSIISYSSYYIKKQLEKKFILKNDVMIEKQASKDTMLYIHIPFCHTFCTYCSFHKFAYEESKCKQYFKILRKELELLHSLGYSFNTLYVGGGTTLINEEELLITLQLCKKLFPIKEISCESDPNHIDENKLQMFKGYIDRLSCGVQSFNDDILEKTSRLAKFGNSKQLIKKLEKAIGILPTFSIDLIFNFPFENEEILLNNINIAKSLNPEQITFYPLMKSNITKKAIAAKFGQGAKDNEYLFYKIICDEFSDYKQNNAWSFSKNKNSFNDEYVSTHHEYIGAGSGAFSFQNNKLLINAFCLDEYEKLINTKQNANISYIDFTNEDVIDYVFLSEFFSGSVDINKLNKAYNCDIIKHLGINYKALEFLNITNTKNNIINTTFFARYLALVLMKEFYINMDKLREHFKKAINQ, from the coding sequence ATGAATTTGTTGCAAAAGTCTATAATTTCTTATTCAAGTTATTACATTAAAAAACAATTAGAAAAAAAATTTATTTTAAAAAATGATGTGATGATTGAAAAGCAAGCAAGCAAAGATACTATGCTTTACATTCATATTCCCTTTTGTCATACTTTTTGTACTTATTGTTCTTTTCATAAATTTGCTTATGAAGAAAGCAAGTGTAAGCAATATTTTAAAATTCTAAGAAAAGAGCTAGAACTTTTACATTCTTTAGGTTATAGCTTTAATACGCTTTATGTTGGCGGTGGTACAACCTTAATTAATGAAGAAGAATTATTAATAACTTTACAATTATGCAAAAAATTATTTCCTATTAAAGAAATTTCTTGTGAAAGCGACCCAAACCACATTGATGAAAATAAACTTCAAATGTTTAAAGGTTATATTGATAGATTAAGCTGCGGAGTACAAAGTTTTAATGATGATATTTTAGAAAAAACTTCTCGCTTAGCTAAATTTGGTAATTCAAAACAACTTATTAAAAAACTTGAAAAGGCAATAGGAATTCTACCTACTTTTAGCATTGATTTAATTTTTAATTTTCCTTTTGAAAATGAAGAAATTTTATTAAATAATATAAATATTGCAAAAAGTTTAAATCCTGAGCAAATAACATTTTATCCGCTTATGAAATCAAATATAACAAAAAAGGCAATCGCAGCAAAATTTGGACAAGGTGCAAAGGATAATGAATATTTATTTTATAAAATAATTTGCGATGAATTTAGCGATTACAAGCAAAATAATGCTTGGTCTTTTTCAAAAAACAAAAACTCTTTTAATGATGAATATGTAAGCACTCATCATGAATATATTGGAGCTGGAAGTGGAGCATTTAGCTTTCAAAACAATAAATTATTAATTAATGCTTTTTGTCTTGATGAATATGAAAAACTAATAAACACAAAGCAAAATGCAAATATCTCTTATATTGATTTTACAAATGAAGATGTGATTGATTATGTATTTTTAAGTGAATTTTTTTCAGGTAGTGTTGATATTAATAAATTAAATAAAGCTTATAATTGCGATATTATCAAGCATTTAGGTATAAATTATAAAGCTCTTGAGTTTTTAAATATAACAAATACTAAAAATAATATAATAAACACTACATTTTTTGCTAGATATCTAGCCTTAGTGTTAATGAAAGAATTTTATATTAATATGGATAAATTAAGAGAACATTTTAAAAAGGCGATAAATCAATGA
- a CDS encoding AMIN domain-containing protein, whose protein sequence is MKKIFFLIMLNIFLLARENPFSPIIFLNKPSMIENKQFLNEINFSFPQDARILKSITFNYIDLNANERNFKININESVNFNEIYSLINKNNYEKSRNIKQNKENDKELLQEKIIKDEDNLQQQTIQNKADKQSDFTYMNNAMSLEIKDNIITINSYFKLLRRFMLKNPNRLVFDFQITTTLKNDSKILENNLYLKKIDFGVHQDFYRVVFTLNGLYDYSLDINKNIYKLELK, encoded by the coding sequence ATGAAAAAAATATTTTTTTTAATAATGCTTAATATCTTTCTTTTAGCTAGAGAAAACCCTTTTTCACCTATAATTTTTTTAAACAAACCTAGTATGATTGAAAATAAACAATTTTTAAATGAAATTAATTTTTCTTTCCCGCAAGATGCAAGAATTTTAAAAAGCATTACTTTTAACTATATTGACCTAAACGCCAATGAAAGAAACTTTAAAATTAACATAAATGAAAGTGTTAATTTTAATGAAATTTATTCTTTAATCAATAAAAATAATTATGAAAAATCAAGAAATATTAAGCAAAATAAAGAAAATGATAAAGAATTATTACAGGAAAAAATAATCAAAGATGAAGATAATTTACAACAACAAACAATACAAAATAAAGCAGATAAACAAAGTGATTTTACTTATATGAACAATGCAATGTCTTTAGAAATAAAAGATAACATAATAACAATTAATTCGTATTTTAAATTGCTAAGAAGATTTATGCTAAAAAATCCTAATCGCTTAGTTTTTGATTTTCAAATAACAACTACTCTTAAAAACGATAGTAAAATTTTAGAAAATAACTTGTATCTTAAAAAGATTGATTTTGGCGTACATCAAGACTTTTACAGGGTTGTTTTTACCCTAAATGGCTTGTATGATTACTCTTTAGATATAAATAAAAACATATATAAATTAGAATTAAAATAA
- a CDS encoding NAD(P)/FAD-dependent oxidoreductase, with product MQKIILLGAGYANLSLIKSLNEYSLDNAEFILVNNNSYHYKTTELHKIAAKEEGKNIKIELNKILPAKVKFIQDEVISIQEDKIICKNNELSYDKVVVALGANKNTFGISGLDECYEISDYEKALLTQKTIYENIQKDEQSYKNIVICGAGFSGIELCASLAIMLKNQANIYIVEAMDEILPMYPKSLAQVARKYLESLGVNILSSHKIIKKEGDKLFLNDENNFIVSKNIIFTAGVKGNEVINNSFMASKNNRVLVNKFLQCEENKNCYVIGDCSLIMNKERPFAPTAQIACKQGEYLANCINKILLNNENEIKEFNYIDKGSVCSLSNQNAIAYILDKEFSGFSAKLLKKFTEIKWNFKLEGLKSLF from the coding sequence ATGCAAAAAATTATACTACTTGGAGCAGGATATGCTAATTTATCATTGATTAAAAGTTTAAACGAATATAGTCTTGATAATGCTGAATTTATTTTAGTAAATAATAATTCTTATCACTATAAAACTACAGAATTGCACAAAATTGCAGCAAAGGAAGAAGGAAAAAATATAAAAATTGAATTAAATAAAATTCTTCCTGCTAAAGTCAAATTTATTCAAGATGAAGTAATAAGTATTCAAGAAGATAAAATTATTTGTAAAAACAACGAGCTATCATACGATAAAGTTGTCGTTGCGCTAGGAGCAAATAAAAATACATTTGGTATAAGTGGGCTTGATGAATGCTATGAAATTTCAGATTACGAAAAAGCACTTTTAACACAAAAAACAATTTATGAAAATATACAAAAAGATGAACAAAGTTATAAAAATATCGTAATTTGCGGTGCTGGTTTTAGCGGAATTGAGCTATGCGCTTCTCTTGCAATTATGTTAAAAAATCAAGCAAATATTTATATAGTTGAGGCTATGGATGAGATTTTACCTATGTATCCAAAAAGTTTAGCACAAGTTGCAAGAAAATACCTTGAATCACTAGGGGTTAATATTTTAAGCTCTCATAAAATCATAAAAAAAGAAGGAGATAAATTATTTTTAAATGATGAAAATAATTTTATTGTATCAAAAAATATAATCTTTACAGCTGGTGTAAAAGGAAATGAAGTTATAAATAACTCTTTTATGGCAAGCAAAAATAATAGAGTTTTAGTAAATAAATTCTTACAATGTGAAGAAAACAAAAACTGCTATGTAATAGGCGATTGCTCACTAATAATGAATAAAGAACGCCCCTTTGCACCAACAGCACAAATTGCCTGCAAACAAGGAGAATACTTAGCAAACTGCATTAATAAAATTCTTTTAAACAACGAAAACGAAATTAAAGAATTTAATTATATTGATAAAGGTAGCGTATGCTCACTTAGCAATCAAAATGCAATTGCATATATTTTAGATAAAGAATTTAGTGGTTTTAGTGCAAAATTACTAAAAAAATTCACAGAAATAAAATGGAATTTTAAATTAGAAGGTCTTAAATCTTTATTTTAA